The following are from one region of the Neurospora crassa OR74A linkage group III, whole genome shotgun sequence genome:
- a CDS encoding DNAJ domain-containing protein, whose product MRFFSKKSSRSSTSTDRVDADTRAGRYESTQPSGTSGPRSPYSHAKRSHSQSPPPPPPPPKSLRPPTQTQQHRLSPTKPVFSSPSGTRSPSAKKTHRSDSQPRRDHSPPTPPPHYNLPPTPPSGSTSRSASARDPTKHSSSSSSHQPRSSTSSRSSFGRHPVDPAAASDSRSRSTSFRRKKVDTDIHPLNLPPEQRKRFSDLSGFSVRNSMEFDNKENGAASAASPPPPPHKQQPQDQQAQQKPTPPAHGSTFTVPMSNGADAAQTNDGEVPTPPPHRSQPTTPVQSPAEQAEGFKNEGNKFFKAKDYNQAIVHYTKAIVLQPESATYLGNRAAAYMSAGKYKDALEDCTRAAELDPNNPKILLRLARIYTSLGRPEEAIATFGRIQPPPSAKDMAPARDMLNYIQAAQKALQEGTAASMVLHPLDMAERLLGIGASRPRKWVLMRGEALLRLGDINSLGEAQNIAMSLLRSNSQDPEALVIRGRALYASGENDKAIQHFRKALSCDPDFKDAIKWLRVVQKLDRMKGEGNDEYKAGRWQKALEKYTAALEIDPSNKGTNSKILQNRALCYTKLKQFDEAIADCERAISLDPSYLKARKTKANALGLAERWEDCVREWKALQELEPEDRTIAQEVKRAELELKKSQRKDYYKILGIDKNADETQIKKAYRKLAIVHHPDKNPGDASAEARFKDISEAYETLSDSQKRARYDSGDDLVDPSDMFGGGMGGGMGGIDPEIIIQMMGGQGGHGFGGGGFGGFGGGGFPGGGRSRGRGGFGGGGFHYQ is encoded by the exons ATGAGGTTTTTCAGCAAAAAATCGTCCAGAAGCTCCACCTCCACGGACAGAGTGGACGCAGATACGCGCGCCGGACGTTACGAGTCGACGCAGCCTTCTGGCACTTCAGGTCCAAGAAGTCCCTACTCGCACGCAAAGCGTTCGCACTCAcagtcgccgccgccgccgccgccgcctccaaaGTCTCTAAGGCCGCCCACGCAGACGCAGCAACACCGATTGTCCCCCACCAAACCCGTGTTTTCGTCCCCCTCGGGCACCCGTTCGCCGTCCGCCAAAAAAACTCACAGGTCGGACAGTCAACCACGCCGGGATCATTCTCCCCCGACACCACCTCCGCACTACAACCTTCCCCCAACACCACCGTCGGGCTCAACTTCTAGATCTGCGAGTGCGCGCGATCCCACAAAAcactcgtcgtcgtcatcgtcgcaTCAGCCGCGCTCCTCGACCAGTTCCCGCAGCAGTTTCGGCCGCCACCCAGTCGACCCCGCCGCTGCGTCTGACAGCCGTTCCCGGTCAACTTCCTTCCGTCGAAAAAAGGTCGACACAGACATCCACCCGCTGAACCTGCCTCCCGAGCAGCGCAAACGCTTTTCTGATCTGTCCGGCTTTAGTGTTCGAAATTCAATGGAGTTCGACAACAAGGAGAACGGCGCGGCTTCCGCagcctcgccgccgccgccgccgcacaAGCAGCAACCGCAGGACCAGCAAGCTCAGCAGAAGCCCACACCGCCCGCTCACGGAAGCACGTTTACCGTCCCCATGTCCAACGGTGCCGATGCTGCTCAGACTAATGACGGCGAAGTTCctacccctcctccccatcgcTCGCAGCCTACTACCCCCGTGCAGAGCCCTGCCGAGCAGGCAGAGGGCTTCAAGAATGAGGGCAACAAGTTCTTCAAGGCAAAGGATTATAACCAAGCGATTGTGCATTATACCAAGG CCATCGTCTTGCAGCCCGAATCCGCAACATATCTAGGAAACCGTGCGGCAGCCTACATGTCCGCCGGCAAGTATAAGGATGCTCTTGAGGACTGCACTCGCGCAGCGGAGCTTGACCCGAACAACCCCAAGATTCTGTTGCGTCTGGCCCGTATCTACACCAGCCTTGGCAGACCCGAAGAGGCCATCGCCACTTTCGGCCGCATCCAACCGCCCCCTTCGGCAAAGGATATGGCTCCCGCTAGGGACATGTTAAACTATATCCAGGCCGCCCAGAAGGCTCTCCAGGAGGGCACGGCCGCTTCCATGGTTCTGCACCCCCTCGATATGGCCGAAAGGCTCCTGGGTATCGGTGCTAGCCGGCCCAGAAAGTGGGTTCTGATGCGTGGCGAGGCTCTCCTCAGGTTGGGCGATATCAACTCTCTTGGTGAGGCTCAAAATATTGCAATGTCGCTCCTCAGGAGCAATAGCCAGGACCCCGAGGCTCTCGTGATCCGTGGCCGTGCGCTTTATGCTTCAGGTGAGAACGACAAGGCAATTCAGCATTTCCGCAAGGCGCTCAGCTGCGATCCCGACTTCAAGGATGCCATCAAGTGGTTGCGTGTCGTTCAGAAGTTGGACCGTATGAAGGGAGAGGGCAACGATGAATACAAGGCTGGCCGTTGGCAGAAGGCCCTGGAAAAATACACTGCGGCGTTGGAGATTGACCCGTCAAACAAGGGCACCAACTCCAAGATTCTACAGAACCGCGCCTTGTGCTACACCAAGCTGAAGCAGTTTGACGAGGCCATCGCCGACTGCGAAAGAGCCATCAGCCTCGACCCTTCTTACCTCAAGGCCCGCAAGACCAAGGCCAACGCGCTTGGCTTGGCCGAGAGGTGGGAGGACTGTGTTAGGGAGTGGAAGGCACTGCAGGAGCTCGAGCCTGAAGACAGGACCATTGCTCAGGAAGTCAAGCGAGCCGAGCTTGAGCTCAAGAAGTCGCAGAGGAAAGACTACTACAAGATCCTTGGGATCGACAAGAATGCGGATGAGACCCAGATTAAGAAGGCGTACCGTAAGCTCGCCATCGTCCACCATCCCGACAAGAATCCCGGCGATGCCTCCGCCGAAGCCAGATTCAAGGATATCAGCGAAGCTTATGAGACGCTTAGTGACTCTCA AAAGCGCGCTAGGTACGATAGTGGTGACGACCTAGTGGACCCGTCTGATATGTTTGGCGGTGGCATGGGCGGTGGCATGGGTGGTATTGACCCTGAGATCATTATCCAGATGATGGGTGGCCAGGGTGGTCATGgcttcggtggtggtggtttcggcggcttcggcggtggcggctTCCCTGGAGGCGGTCGCTCCCGCGGCAGGGGAGgttttggcggcggcggcttccaCTACCAGTGA
- a CDS encoding 1-acylglycerol-3-phosphate O-acyltransferase gives MASLLYYPVYFLEGCVALTIGFYMLSLILPRAAFVARSLASYLSLLLCAGFGVITSIAFSLLGHGQSAQWAVGRSFKYVMALTTGVRFKIDDPKNILGKTRPAVFIGNHQTELDVLMLGCMFPKYCSVTAKSSLRKTPFLGWFMSLSGSIFIDRASKTDARAAMAGAANQIQKKQQSVYMFPEGTRSYSKEPELLPFKKGAFHLAVQAQVPIVPVVVANYSHVLNVKDFVFNAGVIPMKVLDPIDTTGLTTADVDELCKNTRDLMLKELIALTAKARGQSVSDIPVANKYPSVAKASGTDMQVAA, from the exons ATGGCCAGTCTTCTCTACTACCCGGTCTACTTCCTCGAAGGCTGCGTCGCCCTCACCATTGGCTTCTACATGCTGTCCCTCATCCTGCCCCGAGCAGCCTTCGTGGCCCGTTCGCTCGCCAGCTACCTCTCGCTGCTCCTCTGCGCCGGTTTCGGCGTCATCACCTCCATTGCCTTCTCCTTGCTCGGTCACGGCCAGAGCGCGCAATGGGCCGTCGGCCGCTCCTTCAAGTACGTCATGGCGCTGACCACGGGCGTCCGGTTCAAGATCGACGACCCTAAGAACATCCTCGGCAAAACCCGTCCCGCCGTCTTCATTGGCAACCACCAGACCGAGCTCGACGTGCTCATGCTGGGCTGCATGTTCCCCAAGTACTGCTCCGTTACGGCCAAGAGCTCGCTGCGCAAGACCCCATTCCTCGGCTGGTTCATGTCCCTCTCGGGTTCCATCTTCATCGATCGCGCTAGCAAGACCGACGCGCGCGCCGCTATGGCCGGCGCCGCCAACCAGAtccagaagaagcagcagagcGTCTACATGTTCCCCGAGGGAACCAGGAGCTACTCCAAGGAGCCCGAGCTGCTACCATTCAAGAAGGGCGCTTTCCACTTGGCTGTCCAGGCTCAGGTTCCCATTGTGCCAGTTGTCGTTGCCAACTATAGCCACGTCCTTAACGTGAAGGACTTCGTCTTCAACGCCGGAGTCATTCCTATGAAGG TCCTCGACCCCATCGACACCACCGgcctcaccaccgccgacgtCGACGAGCTCTGCAAGAACACGCGCGACCTCATGCTTAAGGAACTCATCGCCCTTACCGCCAAGGCCCGCGGCCAGTCCGTCTCCGACATTCCCGTTGCTAACAAGTACCCGAGCGTGGCCAAGGCGTCCGGAACCGATATGCAGGTCGCCGCCTAA
- a CDS encoding thiamine-phosphate pyrophosphorylase, with protein MDRNNVNYAVYLVTDSTPAILGDRDLCEVVEASVRGGTTIVQLREKTSDTGDMIAMGKKLHAITKKYNVPLLINDRVDVALAVGCEGVHIGQDDMELSTARRLLGPDAIIGVTVSTIQEAMVACKGGADYLGIGTVYATPTKTNTKNIIGAAGVRDILQAMADAGYDHVKTVCIGGINAENLQRIVYQSEAPSKKLDGVAVVSALVAAPDPEAAAKNLLGLFNSQPPFVRAATSPRAETADSILELVPEVVLEVARKKPLSHNMTNLVVQNFAANVALAIGASPIMANNGEEAFDLCKLGGALVVNMGTVDPDGLQNYLKALRAYNSVGQPVVYDPVGAGATTLRRSAVKTILSHGYLDIIKGNEGEIRTVYGIYERETFQQRGVDSSAELEVSQKAELVRKLALREKNVVVMTGESDYLSDGQHTFRIDNGHAYLEMVTGTGCVLGTTISAFVAAYPNDKLVATVVALLHFEIAAERAAERRDVQGPGTFVPAFLDELFKIRRETGQGRMGWLKSAKLTRLS; from the exons ATGGACCGGAACAACGTAAACTATGCCGTCTATCTAGTAACGGACTCTACCCCCGCCATCCTCGGCGACCGGGACCTTTGCGAGGTCGTCGAGGCCTCGGTCAGGGGTGGCACCACTATCGTCCAGCTCCGCGAAAAGACGAGCGATACCGGGGACATGATTGCCATGGGCAAGAAGCTGCACGCCATTACGAAAAAGTACAACGTCCCGCTGCTCATCAACGATCGCGTAGATGTTGCCCTGGCGGTTGGCTGCGAGGGTGTTCACATTGGGCAGGATGATATGG AACTATCCACCGCCAGGCGGCTGCTCGGCCCTGACGCCATCATCGGAGTTACGGTCAGCACCATACAAGAAGCCATGGTGGCCTGCAAAGGCGGCGCAGATTACCTTGGCATTGGCACCGTTTATGCCACTCCGAC AAAGACCAACACCAAGAATATCATCGGCGCCGCCGGCGTCCGCGACATTCTCCAAGCCATGGCGGATGCCGGGTACGACCACGTCAAGACCGTCTGTATTGGTGGCATCAACGCCGAGAACCTCCAGCGGATCGTGTATCAGAGTGAGGCCCCGAGCAAGAAGCTCGATGGTGTCGCGGTGGTGAGCGCCCTCGTGGCTGCTCCGGACCCAGAAGCGGCGGCGAAGAACTTGCTCGGTCTATTTAACTCGCAGCCGCCTTTTGTCAGGGCAGCTACAAGCCCGAGGGCGGAGACGGCGGACAGCATTCTTGAGCTTGTACCGGAGGTGGTTCTGGAGGTTGCTAGGAAGAAGCCGCTTTCGCATAACATGACGAACTTG GTGGTGCAAAACTTCGCAGCCAACGTCGCCCTCGCCATCGGGGCATCGCCCATCATGGCCAACAACGGAGAGGAAGCCTTCGACCTGTGCAAGCTAGGGGGCGCACTAGTCGTCAACATGGGTACCGTCGACCCAGACGGGCTACAGAACTATCTCAAGGCTTTGCGGGCGTACAACTCGGTCGGCCAACCGGTTGTATACGATCCAGTCGG AGCCGGCGCCACCACCCTCCGCCGCTCCGCCGTCAAGACCATCCTCTCCCACGGCTATCTGGACATAATCAAAGGCAATGAAGGCGAGATCCGCACCGTCTACGGCATCTACGAGCGCGAAACCTTCCAACAACGGGGCGTCGACTCCTCCGCAGAGCTAGAAGTTTCGCAAAAGGCCGAGTTAGTCCGCAAACTTGCCTTGCGCGAGAAGAACGTAGTCGTTATGACCGGCGAAAGCGATTACCTCAGTGACGGGCAACACACGTTCCGCATCGACAACGGGCACGCCTACTTGGAGATGGTGACGGGAACGGGGTGCGTTTTGGGGACGACCATCTCGGCTTTCGTGGCGGCTTACCCCAACGATAAGCTGGTGGCTACGGTGGTGGCATTGTTGCACTTTGAGATTGCGGCGGAGAGAGCGGCTGAACGAAGGGATGTCCAAGGCCCCGGAACGTTTGTGCCGGCGTTTTTGGATGAGTTGTTCAAGATTAGGAGGGAGACGGGCCAGGGAAGGATGGGGTGGCTGAAGAGTGCTAAGCTTACTCGGTTGTCGTAG
- a CDS encoding calmodulin — MATPTAGPYKPSPLGSYASPMGSGPLGAPTTTRNSPFQRRAVSPVSPSPLRQAATSPLATPPVKQQQQSLSGGGSSVSELTSRFANNIANSSGQPTALRAGLGAPAPTTATPTSQTQSQASWTPRALASAPTVVNPPPPNPMFLNGDAPPPRPPQHRISPLPSPSIPRTTTSASTMSMGTGGNAMSQLQPSQVRTLREGFQILDRDSDGMVVREDVIDMLNQLGLPNSASDVSPFFPPNGPQSMTMAVFFNSIATALSSLSPSGELLSAFSAFDDDDSGQIDVAELRDALLNTAPEPGERPLTSLEVDKVMAGFTGRRAFAQNSQRTTGLGGVGGGGANKRGEVFRYQEFVKLIQGTGNGGEQGSEDSGRG, encoded by the exons ATG GCGACGCCAACAGCAGGGCCGTACAAACCATCCCCACTGGGATCGTACGCCTCCCCAATGGGATCGGGCCCCCTTGGTGCCCCAACTACCACCAGGAATTCCCCATTCCAGCGCAGAGCCGTGTCCCCAGTGTCCCCGTCCCCACTCCGACAAGCAGCAACATCTCCATTGGCGACACCGCCTGtcaagcaacagcaacaatcgCTGTCGGGAGGAGGGTCTAGTGTAAGCGAGTTGACGTCCCGGTTCGCCAATAACATTGCCAACAGCAGCGGCCAGCCGACCGCGCTCCGAGCTGGGCTTGGAGCTCCTGCGCCTACGACAGCTACACCGACCAGTCAGACCCAATCCCAGGCCAGCTGGACACCTAGAGCTTTGGCATCGGCACCGACCGTAGTcaacccgccgccgcctaaCCCAATGTTTCTTAATGGCgacgcgccgccgccgcggcctCCCCAGCATCGCATTTCTCCCTTGCCTTCACCCTCGATACCACGAACGACTACCTCTGCCTCTACCATGAGCATGGGAACCGGAGGCAATGCCATGTCCCAGCTGCAGCCCTCGCAGGTGCGCACCCTGCGGGAGGGTTTCCAGATCCTGGACCGCGACAGCGACGGTATGGTGGTCAGGGAGGATGTCATCGACATGCTAAACCAACTGG GTCTACCCAACAGCGCCTCCGACGTCTCCCCATTCTTCCCTCCCAACGGCCCCCAGTCAATGACCATGGccgtcttcttcaactccatCGCCACCGCCCTCTCCAGCCTCTCCCCCAGCGGCGAACTGCTTTccgccttctcggccttcgatgacgacgacagcgGCCAGATTGACGTGGCTGAGCTGCGAGACGCCCTACTCAACACAGCGCCCGAACCAGGCGAGAGGCCCCTAACGTCGCTCGAAGTAGACAAGGTCATGGCCGGATTCACGGGTCGCAGGGCGTTTGCTCAGAACAGCCAAAGGACGACTGGGCTGGGAGGAGTAGGCGGGGGAGGCGCCAACAAGCGTGGGGAGGTGTTCAGATACCAGGAGTTTGTCAAACTAATTCAGGGGACGGGGAACGGTGGGGAGCAAGGGTCCGAAGACTCGGGACGTGGCTGA
- a CDS encoding translocation complex component, with protein MSTDYAYDEEGHLWPFFVFTLTSIVTVPITYSLIKSSRNDPAAALKRIQTDYKHDQSAVVDTLRKSEKRKDGSKPWLIALVIAGWAVMGYMIYLIKTTDAPVQHLWNPYDILGIAESATEKQIKKTYKMLSLKFHPDKARPDASKNETIDDLNRRYVEISKAYQALTDEDVRNNFIQFGNPDGKQGFSINIALPKAIVSDGNGKYIVLIYFALFGVLLPYLVGSWWYGTLRRSKEGVLMESANRLFKEYQDNIDEGGVVAALSSGQEFEDLFKGDKADAGLSKIESKVMASDELPPKEKKKLEDVENGPRRKALALLWAYLGRIELGDATLEKAKFQVAPIAHALNKSFNAIALAYMNTAPLLASYFASQRLIQAIPPKASPLYQLPHFNSAVVRAVEGDSRVHTTVQAFMDQPDAKRRSLVVGKGLLTDAQYKETIAYAKQLPYLRVAKAFFKVTGEKFIIPSSLVTLVVKGRFVPPGSEKVPDVTPIDLEDIDPAEDDLDAILGRKKTKKVVGKDEKGKPIYEESAESEDVYPPLASSPYFARDHSPRWHVFLTDSKQGRVAVPPFTFVSFDRPIYESDGKTPTFAMQTMKAQFQAPPQAGHYTFVMHVVCDSYVGFDTKMEVTLVVEDASRAAEMKDEEEISEPEEDSIAGIMNAAKGAPTKQRVVKDEEDSDEESGTDDDEDDDTSDTNTDTEPEN; from the exons ATGAGTACTGATTACGCCTACGACGAGGAGGGCCACCTCTGGCCCTTCTTCGTGTTTACCCTTACGTCCATCGTCACCGTACCCATCACGTACTCGCTAATAAAATCGTCGCGGAACGACCCAGCTGCCGCTCTTAAGCGCATCCAGACGGACTACAAGCACGACCAGTCGGCGGTAGTCGACACATTACGCAAGTCGGAGAAGCGCAAGGACGGTAGCAAGCCATGGCTAATCGCCCTCGTCATCGCCGGGTGGGCTGTCATGGGCTACATGATCTACCTCATCAAGACCACCGACGCCCCGGTACAACACCTCTGGAACCCCTATGACATCCTGGGCATCGCCGAGAGCGCCACCGAGAAGCAAATCAAGAAGACGTACAAGATGCTCTCCCTCAAGTTCCATCCCGACAAGGCCCGCCCCGACGCCTCCAAGAACGAGACCATTGACGATCTGAACCGCCGCTACGTTGAGATCTCCAAGGCATACCAGGCTCTGACGGATGAGGACGTGCGCAACAACTTTATCCAGTTCGGCAACCCCGATGGAAAGCAAGGTTTCAGCATCAACATCGCCCTTCCCAAGGCCATTGTCTCCGATGGCAATGGCAAGTACATTGTTCTGATCTACTTCGCCCTGTTTGgtgtcctcctcccctatctGGTCGGCTCCTGGTGGTACGGCACACTTCGACGCTCCAAGGAGGGTGTTCTTATGGAGAGCGCCAACCGTTTGTTCAAGGAGTATCAGGACAACATTGACGAGGGTGGTGTAGTGGCGGCTCTCAGCAGTGGCCAGGAATTTGAAGACCTGTTCAAAGGCGACAAGGCAGATGCCGGCCTCTCCAAGATCGAGTCCAAGGTTATGGCTTCCGACGAACTTCCAcccaaagagaagaagaagctcgaggACGTTGAGAACGGCCCCCGGAGAAAGGCTCTCGCTCTTCTCTGGGCTTACCTTGGGCGCATTGAGCTTGGTGATGCTACTCTTGAGAAGGCCAAGTTCCAGGTCGCTCCTATTGCCCATGCTCTGAACAAGTCTTTCAATGCCATCGCCCTCGCCTACATGAACACTGCTCCACTCCTCGCCTCCTACTTTGCCAGCCAGCGCCTCATCCAGGCCATCCCGCCCAAGGCTTCTCCTCTGTACCAGCTTCCACACTTCAATTCGGCCGTTGTTCGGGCTGTCGAGGGCGACTCCCGTGTCCACACCACTGTCCAGGCCTTCATGGACCAGCCTGATGCTAAGCGCCGCAGCCTTGTTGTTGGAAAGGGCCTCTTGACCGATGCTCAGTACAAGGAAACCATCGCCTATGCCAAGCAGCTCCCCTACCTCCGTGTCGCCAAGGCTTTCTTCAAGGTCACTGGCGAGAAGTTCATCATTCCCTCTTCCCTCGTCACCCTCGTTGTCAAGGGCCGCTTCGTTCCTCCCGGTAGCGAGAAGGTACCTGACGTCACCCCCATTGATCTCGAGGACATTGACCCCGCCGAAGACGATCTTGACGCCATCCTCGGCCgcaagaagaccaagaaggtCGTCGGCAAGGACGAAAAGGGCAAGCCCATCTACGAGGAGTCCGCCGAAAGCGAGGACGTTTACCCACCGCTTGCTTCCTCCCCTTACTTTGCCCGCGACCACAGCCCCAGATGGCACGTCTTCCTTACGGATTCCAAGCAGGGACGCGTGGCCGTGCCGCCTTTCACCTTTGTCAGCTTTGACAGGCCCATTTACGAGTCGGACGGCAAGACGCCGACGTTCGCCATGCAAACCATGAAGGCGCAGTTCCAGGCGCCGCCACAGGCCGGCCATTACACGTTTGTCATGCACGTGGTGTGCGACAGCTATGTCGGGTTCGACACCAAGATGGAGGTGACGCTCGTGGTGGAGGACGCGAGCCGGGCGGCCGAGAtgaaggatgaggaggagattaGCGAGCCTGAGGAGG ATTCTATTGCCGGCATCATGAACGCAGCAAAGGGTGCGCCGACAAAGCAGAGGGTTGtcaaggacgaggaagactCGGATGAGGAAAGTGGgacagatgatgatgaggacgatgacaCGAGCGACACTAACACGGATACGGAGCCTGAAAACTAA
- a CDS encoding isochorismatase domain-containing protein 2A, whose product MVHETPSSFLISVSLTMNNSVCDIQEKFRNAIYEFDKVVSTTTKLLRFAHALHIPIYVTTQTRAKLGETVSELQPFLTQKDGGGSSSSSSSSLHPLVAADLDKTLFGMYTPSLASLFSSSPASIPSHIALVGIESHICVTQTCLALRKKHPNTKIYVIADGVSSCNKEEVPVALARLRQEGVTVTTSEGWMYECMGDAGIPEFREVVKIVKETAEGTREALRALGPLGAKI is encoded by the exons ATGGTTCACGAGACCCCATCCTCATTCTTGATTTCTGTCTCTCTTACAATGAACAATAGTGTGTGTGACATTCAAGAGAAGTTCCGCAACGCAATCTATGAGTTTGACAAAGT CGtctcaacaaccaccaaacTCCTCCGTTTCGCCCACGCCCTTCACATCCCCATCTACGTCACCACCCAGACCCGGGCCAAACTAGGCGAAACCGTTTCCGAACTGCAACCCTTTCTCACCCAAAAAGACGgtggtggcagcagcagcagcagcagcagcagcctacACCCTCTCGTCGCCGCCGACCTCGACAAAACTCTTTTTGGCATGTACACGCCCTCTCTCGCCTCTttgttctcctcctcgcccgccAGTATCCCCTCGCACATTGCTCTGGTGGGAATCGAATCGCACATCTGCGTGACGCAGACGTGCTTGGCCCTGCGGAAGAAGCATCCCAACACCAAGATCTACGTGATTGCGGATGGGGTCTCGAGTTGTAACAAGGAAGAAGTTCCCGTGGCGCTGGCGAGGCTGAGGCAGGAGGGAGTGACGGTCACGACGAGCGAGGGGTGGATGTATGAGTGCATGGGGGATGCGGGGATTCCCGAGTTTAGAGAGGTGGTGAAGATTGTGAAGGAGACGGCGGAGGGGACGAGAGAGGCGTTGAGGGCGCTGGGGCCGCTGGGGGCAAAGATTTAG